In Colletotrichum higginsianum IMI 349063 chromosome 3, whole genome shotgun sequence, a genomic segment contains:
- a CDS encoding penicillin-binding protein, producing MNLRLLSYAALLLGSRASADHAEQRPLRSDDQSREGHHHPRVVSPDLDAYIEGIMREWHAPGLAVAIVDGDKTWAKGYGYAVLNNSTPVTPHTLFYTGSTTKSFTAAALSLLVDDAATAAAAANNSSLYAGLTWQTPVSSILRDDFVLSDDWATAHVTVEDALSHRTGYPRHDLASARTARDTVRLLRHLPLAAEPRTRFLYSNKMYAAAGYLVEVLTGTRLGAFLRDRLWAPMGMDETYFSLAEARRSGLVLASEYYYDPVRGRHVELPHEPSSGEEGAGSVVSTVLDYAKYLRVMVDEAAPLSAAGHRELKTPRSFVVTSSKPPYTGPMTYAFGWNTAVFEGEQVYFHTGAVTMFIAAMMMIPSKKVAVAVFTNSDNRVPHVVAHHVLWEHLGVPKHKRFDLNKQLKSEIADQLEYLQNCAKSIYPSLPDPPYLPTLPIADHIGSFFDPGYGTLTVDLHCAADDDDNDDSKACGLRVLGVGGEGFAYLQPTVYLEPMSGNYWLGRGYVGGDVAKEVGVPSFCMPVEFRVDVHGTVTHLGIGVRLEGDDGPLTWFERV from the exons ATGAACCTCCGGTTGCTTTCCTACGCggctctcctcctcgggaGTCGCGCATCTGCCGATCACGCGGAGCAACGCCCCCTTCGGAGCGACGACCAATCGCGCgaagggcaccaccacccccgcGTCGTCTCGCCGGACCTGGACGCGTACATCGAGGGCATCATGCGGGAGTGGCACGCTCCCGGCTTGGCGGTGGCCATTGTTGACGGTGACAAGACGTGGGCAAAG GGCTACGGCTACGCCGTCCTCAACAACTCCACCCCCGTCACGCCGCACACCCTCTTCTACACTGGCAGCACCACCAAGTccttcaccgccgccgccctctccctcctcgtcgacgacgccgccaccgccgccgccgccgccaacaactcGTCCCTGTACGCCGGCCTCACCTGGCAGACCCCCGTCTCCAGCATCCTGCGCGACGACTTCGTCCTCAGCGACGACTGGGCCACGGCCCACGtcaccgtcgaggacgccctgaGCCACCGGACGGGATACCCGCGGCACGAcctcgcctcggcccggACCGCCCGCGACACCGTCCGCCTGCTCCGCCACCtgcccctcgccgccgagccgcGCACGCGCTTCCTCTACAGCAACAAGAtgtacgccgccgccggctacCTGGTCGAGGTCCTCACGGGCACCCGCCTCGGCGCCTTCCTCCGCGACCGCCTCTGGGCGCCCATGGGCATGGACGAGACGTACTtctccctcgccgaggcccggcgcagcggcctcgtcctcgcgtCCGAGTACTACTACGACCCCGTCCGCGGGAGGCACGTCGAGCTGCCGCACgagccgtcgtcgggcgaggagggcgcggGCTCCGTCGTCTCGACCGTGCTGGACTACGCAAAGTACCTGCGCGTCatggtcgacgaggcggcgccgctgtcCGCGGCCGGTCACCGCGAGCTCAAGACGCCGCGGAGCTTCGTCGTCACGTCGTCCAAGCCGCCGTACACGGGGCCCATGACGTACGCCTTCGGCTGGAACACGGCCgtcttcgagggcgagcAGGTCTACTTCCACACGGGGGCCGTCACCATGTTCATCGccgccatgatgatgatccCCTCCAAgaaggtcgccgtcgccgtcttcaccaACTCGGACAACAGGGTCCCCCACGTCGTGGCGCACCACGTCCTGTGGGAGCACCTGGGGGTGCCGAAGCACAAGCGGTTCGATCTCAACAAGCA ACTCAAGTCCGAGATCGCAGACCAGCTCGAGTACCTCCAAAACTGCGCCAAGAGCATTTACCCGTCCCTCCCGGACCCCCCTTACCTCCCCACGCTGCCCATCGCGGACCACATCGGCTCCTTCTTCGACCCGGGCTACGGCACCCTCACGGTCGACCTCCACtgcgctgccgacgacgacgacaacgacgactcCAAGGCGTGCGGGCTCCGGGTCCTCGGCGTGGGCGGGGAGGGGTTTGCGTACCTGCAGCCCACCGTTTACCTCGAGCCCATGTCCGGCAACTACTGGCTCGGCCGGGGGtacgtcggcggcgatgttgcAAAAGAAGTCGGGGTCCCGTCCTTCTGCATGCCCGTCGAGTTCCGCGTCGACGTCCACGGGACCGTCACGCACCTGGGCATCGGGGTCCGGCTGGAAGGGGACGACGGGCCGCTGACGTGGTTTGAGCGTGTCTGA
- a CDS encoding cytochrome b5-like Heme/Steroid binding domain-containing protein, giving the protein MHRSVFDVTDLKCVSEPKLTELLRSVPGGDPSRNLRDQGYSLAEIRKSLVIWRIGILAAAAGPGAVADRHSVRTFTPKMLRGHEFREVGMYVAIDGRVYDITSYVDLHPGGLQVLVENAGRDVTALFDQYHRENRDLIVSRLQELYVGNLVEQRQQYQDDELEGTANRDLVRPHEIMIDRSVYSVQALRESDEYEAHKDLVEQVSPYLGTDATQDLKVEDDDEAPLLQLARLRAYIVATVARIGQGLPEMERDELQMFDGQADEVRDVQNDSFVASDGMVYDLTAAMRFGSANPNYPKFEPFLGGIVTDQELKSYLVSHCQDLICAVLVKKKRPGGGGGRVVKWDPRRPAPRNFKMPIWTDQPKKTKKRSSPADDEIAPYPSAVRKARETLRDEDFEREDIFRPAPSRNYLNNLMASIKHGARPELGGAPETRSESSGGALSCVPRPTPGQLQRPTSELRRRTEEKRASGMRRVSGSHSMAGLAVKRPEKSSTGNVEGTREPQTSAGERNVAQDVRDSPSEPERTALEVLPKRKLLFRADDGPPRKKR; this is encoded by the exons ATGCATCGCAGTGTGTTCGACGTCACTg ATCTCAAGTGCGTGTCGGAACCGAAGCTGACGGAGCTGCTTCGGAGCGTCCCCGGGGGCGATCCGTCTCGGAACCTCCGGGACCAGGGCTATAGTCTCGCCGAGATCAGGAAGTCGCTGGTCATCTGGAGGATCGGGatcctggccgccgccgccgggcccgGCGCGGTGGCAGACCGGCACTCCGTAAGGACGTTCACGCCGAAGATGCTCCGCGGGCACGAGTTCAGGGAGGTGGGCATGTATGTGGCGATCGACGGCAGGGTGTACGACATCACGA GCTACGTCGACTTACACCCGGGCGGCCTCCAGGTCCTGGTCGAGAATGCCGGACGGGACGTCACCGCCCTCTTCGACCAGTACCACCGGGAGAACCGCGACCTCATCGTGTCGAGGCTGCAGGAGTTGTATGTCGGCAATCTTGtcgagcagcggcagcagtatcaggacgacgagctggaggGCACGGCGAACAGGGACCTCGTCCGCCCGCACGAGATCATGATTGACAGGAGCGTTTACTCGGTCCAAG CGCTTAGGGAGTCGGACGAGTACGAAGCGCACAAGGATCTTGTGGAGCAGGTCTCGCCGTACCTGGGCACAGATGCTACGCAGGACCTCAAggtggaggacgacgacgaggcgccgCTGCTCCAGCTCGCCCGGCTCAGGGCCTACATCGTGGCCACGGTCGCGAGGATCGGACAGGGCCTCCCGGAGATGGAGCGTGACGAGCTGCAGATGTTTGACGggcaggccgacgaggtcaGGGACGTGCAAAACGACTCGTTCGTGGCCTCGGACGGCATGGTCTATGACCTGACGG CGGCCATGCGGTTCGGCTCGGCCAACCCCAACTACCCAAAGTTCGAGCCGTTCCTGGGGGGCATCGTGACGGATCAAGAGCTCAAGTCGTATCTGGTCAGCCATTGCCAGGATCTGATCTGCGCCGTCCTGGTCAAGAAGAAACGGCCGGGCGGTGGCGGGGGCCGCGTCGTGAAGTGGGATCCGAGGAGACCGGCGCCTC GCAACTTCAAGATGCCCATCTGGACCGACCAGccaaagaagacgaagaagcggTCGTccccggccgacgacgagatcgccCCATACCCGAGCGCCGTCCGAAAGGCGCGGGAGACATTACGGGACGAGGACTTTGAGAGGGAGGACATATtccggccggcgccgtcgcggaACTACCTCAACAACCTGATGGCCAGCATCAAACACGGGGCCCGGCCCGAGCTCGGCGGGGCTCCGGAGACGAGGTCCGAGTCTAGCGGCGGTGCGCTCTCGTGCGttccgaggccgacgccggggCAGCTTCAGCGGCCGACTTCGGAGttgaggcggcggacggaggagaagagggcaAGTGGGATGAGGAGGGTGTCAGGCAGCCATTCGATGGCGGGGTTAGCCGTGAAAAGACCGGAGAAGTCATCAACGGGCAATGTTGAAGGCACACGGGAACCACAGACGTCCGCGGGAGAGAGGAATGTGGCTCAGGACGTGAGAGACTCGCCGAGTGAGCCGGAGCGGACGGCCTTGGAGGTTTTGCCCAAGCGGAAGCTGCTCTTTAGAGCAGACGATGGACCTCCGAGGAAGAAACGGTAG
- a CDS encoding BZIP transcription, whose amino-acid sequence MPSSATKRTSGQKNQNHPPAPDEDKGAAHMSEQERKRLRNRLSQQAFRRRQAERIRELSSRVNADQKSDSERIEALQRENRQLRTQLVEVQAKMARLMATLQGLNDSVSQTLDDTAAGGRDGECIYRANDDDDDEDDAGKPSAEPSPSPSRPEYERGNGPHASSLPASAASSSSSYAPMELEAFDASLLEFDPSLPMPSVTEPLEDDLSSSELINVAGTSPLYAQIPNIWSFEYQTGIEPYMTAMAATQESSTMLRKDWALSNSPFSDHIQLLQRLLKDKLRASGFALDGQQLSSSASSSMQSIYQPVLMVLSMFNSITRPDVMAWYAKTRFYHIVELTAWQLCPSTATFDRLHPRYRPTETQRRHPDHPRVVDWIPFPSIRDRLIRRHAANPRIDQIFCDAVTGYVVEASMADLVRGAPRVTVHVRVTDLITAMSSESSSSSSSSSSSSSLSSSSSSSSKLPASSTATGDESDLVRALLPAPDIATLFSSPAHARAAFRLLNMDRGASYYKIDPAFYAKYPELYDEASDLTASGIPLRPASQKVLTYPRPLDAATVETYRSFIDFSLDAANAISSSSSSFS is encoded by the exons ATgccgagctcggcgacaAAAAGGACGTCGGGTCAGAAGAATCAGAACCACCCGCCAGCgccggacgaggacaagggcgCTGCCCACATGAGCGAACAGGAGCGGAA ACGGCTGCGCAACCGCCTCTCGCAGCAGGCGTTCCGCCGCAGACAGGCGGAGCGCATCCGGGAGCTCAGCAGCCGCGTCAACGCCGACCAAAAGTCCGACAGCGAGCGCATCGAGGCGCTGCAGCGCGAGAACCGGCAGCTCCGGACGCAGCTGGTCGAGGTCCAGGCCAAGATGGCCCGGCTGATGGCCACGCTGCAGGGGCTGAACGACTCGGTCTCCCAGACGCTGGACGAcacggccgccggcgggagGGATGGGGAGTGCATTTACCGTGcgaacgacgacgacgacgacgaagacgacgcagGGAAGCCGTCTGCCGAgccttcgccgtcgccgtcgcgtcCGGAGTACGAGCGGGGAAACGGTCCTCACGCCTCATCGCTTCCGGCTTccgccgcctcttcctcctcatcctaCGCGCCCATGGAGTTGGAAGCGTTCGACGCGTCCCTGCTGGAGTTTGACCCTTCTCTTCCCATGCCCTCGGTGacag aGCCACTCGAGGACGacctctcctcgtcggagctcatcaacgtcgccggcaccaGCCCGCTGTACGCGCAGATCCCCAACATCTGGAGCTTCGAGTACCAGACGGGCATCGAGCCGTACAtgacggccatggcggcgaccCAGGAGTCCAGCACGATGCTGCGCAAGGACTGGGCGCTGTCCAACTCGCCCTTCTCGGACCACATCCAGCTGCTCCAGCGGCTCCTCAAGGACAAGCTGCGGGCGTCGGGGTTTGCGCTGGACGGCCAGcagctgtcgtcgtcggcgtcgtcgtccatgcAGAG CATCTACCAGCCCGTCCTCATGGTTCTCTCCATGTTCAACAGCATCACGCGGCCCGACGTCATGGCCTGGTACGCAAAGACGCGCTTCTACCACATCGTCGAGCTCACGGCCTGGCAGCTCtgcccgtcgacggcgacgttcGACCGGCTGCACCCGCGGTACCGGCCGACCGAGACGCAGCGCCGGCACCCGGACCACCCGCGCGTCGTCGACTGGATCCCGTTCCCCTCGATCCGCGACCGCCTCATccgccgccacgccgccAACCCGCGCATCGACCAGATCTTCTGCGACGCCGTCACGGGCTACGTCGTTGAGGCGTCCAtggccgacctcgtccgcgGCGCCCCGCGCGTCACCGTCCACGTCCGCGTCACCGACCTCATCACGGCCATGTCGTCCGagtcatcgtcgtcatcctcctcctcctcctcctcctcgtcgttgtcatcttcctcctcgtcatcctccaaGTTAcccgcctcgtccaccgcaacaggcgacgagagcgacCTCGTGCGGGCGCTCCTCCCGGCTCCCGACATCGCCACGCTGTTCTCGTCCCCGGCGcacgcccgcgccgccttcAGGCTGCTCAACATGGACCGCGGCGCGTCCTACTACAAGATCGACCCGGCCTTTTACGCAAAGTACCCGGAGCTGTACGACGAGGCCAGCGACCTCACGGCCTCGGGCATCCCGTTGCGGCCGGCGTCGCAAAAAGTGCTGACGTACCCGAGGccgctcgacgccgccaccgtcgagACGTACCGCAGCTTCATCGACTTttccctcgacgccgccaacgcaatctcgtcgtcgtcgtcgtcgttctcgtGA
- a CDS encoding GYF domain-containing protein encodes MPSNLPSSFASAAAGQNASRDARGGRHEGRGVGSGEWARRDGRANGTLTFRRSSTTPGHPSQSAASSENAYPANPLESGVAPQTPGAATYDYPAPSQYQKDSILGVFKNGAAETDATNVFESGWTPGQANGATARGWGKSNNNHNSQDPAACWNSRGDGHPVSVNGLSEEEKEVRWLDGPNYQAAGTNTWQAFSSDVNSPLKPPLQKQEGNQGPGPNGRKASLSHGSAAAYGLASPSSASRPGTRRRETTDSNPFGSGPLASPSATRFSRGDEAFLFGRKNNDVKEQDPGEDDGAGQSQNQGQPKPPFGNLTRSNTTGNPSMGANISSLWGASSQPSAGVGGSGGGSGGGGGGGGSGMGSFGQFALPTPTSTIGTGSRGGSRFANLMTKDGTDSPAGKTNEASTPDATRSWRSRPRTDTDPFGGDDNLSGSAALGGAQDTSPPPMPNPSNIGMFETPVKGSTGDFGMSGLNLGRQAENEQGPTSPSETNPYRSPPAERGDSHDEAGNEKSHGAAVGSEQNPAFNAMSSRGFPTHAFDGSDRSQTSSAGPRGYASGWPVPLSTGTPDRERAGFGGVFGNSLFSPMGTELQSPGLSSIGAGVFGPASAGGLGGAGTIGRSKLGSLFPPAMQAQMQGNEQESMSDSLPDLRQGNPLGAIGRGNFATVPRDTGSPLRSGRGGVFEEMFPSDPARSHSVFGGSDPSHPGPAGVGHPQAFTPVASTGTEFGSTPVRQMVMPDRMRWVYLDPQGHVQGPFSGLEMNDWYKANFFTPDLRVKKVEDSDFEPLGQLIRRIGNSREPFLVPQIGIAHGPPSQAGPFSPSGNTGVIPPLSGVFPSFGRTLTAEEQNNLERRKQEEQQAMAQQRDFMMRQQAITRLQSQGPGGVPGSLHHQHSAHSLQSQPSFGSISSPIGAHPQQQPPIGGSVGLTSGFFDSAAQQASSSTQPPVGSGLEHFREEDLATLNPSERQMLASVQAPTSIAAILGQQPVGAPANDNSNLRNNLPGTEQLDKDEEGFRERLKEFEDIRAERDSEQAQGSGARAVAQEDVNQESSDAGPAAVAKEHHKSSAPGIKEIMEEEQQLSLTQRVQQAQAAAEAAKNAAAGFPMPFPPPLPTAGTPLPAPTAQRVRSNLPEQYNRSQTGTPDTGSATEPPPLAPWAKEAASRKGPSLKEIQEAEARKAAKAEELAAERRRVVLEQEAAALREREKTIVSATGLPTTSTWGNGSPVAAASPWTKPAAAKPTPGASTPGKQKTLADIQREEENRKAKAAKEVAIQTGLATAAAGKRYADLANKPNNAPGLAQATATAPPPGSGWAMVGAGGKVKVPTGPAAQTRSVSTTGTKATPVVTKAAVKPAPAVAPAAAAKSDVAMDEFNKWLHRELSRGLTGVDIDTFAATLQILPLDNTIIADAVYANSKTMHGLHFAEEFIRRKKLAEKGVIEKQGAISDSKSGSWNEVAKKGGHKEQPPAGDAGIQGAGFKVVPTRKKAGKKGN; translated from the exons ATGCCTTCGAATCTACCATCGAGTttcgcctcggccgccgccggtcaGAACGCCAGCCGTGACGCGAGAGGCGGTCGCCACGAAGGACGTGGAGTTGGCAGCGGAGAATG GGCTCGACGTGACGGCAGAGCTAACGGCACCCTGACCTTCCGAcgatcctcgacgacgcccggcCACCCGTCTCAGTCCGCAGCCTCGTCCGAAAACGCCTACCCCGCGAATCCCCTCGAATCCGGTGTAGCCCCCCAGACGCCGGGCGCCGCGACGTACGACTACCCAGCCCCTTCACAGTACCAGAAGGATTCGATCCTGGGTGTGTTCAAGAACGGCGCGGCGGAAACAGACGCCACCAACGTGTTTGAATCGGGATGGACTCCGGGTCAGGCAAATGGGGCCACTGCGCGGGGCTGGGGCAAGAGCAACAATAACCACAACTCCCAAGACCCCGCCGCCTGTTGGAACTCCCGGGGCGATGGTCATCCGGTCAGCGTCAACGGCCTGTctgaagaggagaaggaggtgcGTTGGCTAGATGGACCCAACTACCAGGCAGCCGGGACTAATACATGGCAGGCATTCTCATCCGATGTCAACTCTCCTCTGAAGCCTCCCCTTCAGAAACAGGAGGGAAATCAAGGTCCCGGTCCGAATGGACGCAAGGCTTCTCTGTCGCACGGTAGCGCCGCCGCGTACGGATtggcttcgccgtcgtctgcctCTAGACCTGGAACTCGACGCCGAGAGACGACGGATTCCAATCCTTTTGGCAGCGGTCCGCTTGCATCCCCGAGCGCCACGCGGTTTTCTCGCGGCGATGAGGCCTTTTTGTTCGGTCGCAAGAACAATGACGTCAAAGAGCAGGACCccggcgaggatgacggaGCCGGACAGTCGCAGAACCAGGGGCAGCCCAAGCCACCTTTCGGGAACCTGACGCGTAGTAACACGACGGGCAATCCTAGCATGGGTGCCAACATCAGCTCACTCTGGGGAGCCTCCTCTCAGCCCTCTGCTggtgtcggcggcagcggtggcggcagcggtggtggcggtggtggtggtggtagtggcATGGGCAGTTTTGGCCAGTTTGCTTTGCCGACTCCTACCTCGACAATCGGCACAGGTAGTCGTGGTGGAAGTCGCTTCGCCAACCTCATGACGAAGGACGGTACCGACAGCCCCGCCGGCAAGACGAACGAGGCTTCGACGCCCGACGCGACTCGATCCTGGCGTTCCCGCCCCCGAACCGACACCGACCCCTTCGGAGGCGACGATAACTTGTCTGGCAGCGCCGCACTCGGAGGAGCTCAAGACACCAGCCCTCCCCCGATGCCCAACCCTAGCAATATTGGCATGTTCGAGACGCCTGTCAAGGGCTCGACTGGCGACTTTGGCATGTCCGGCCTGAACTTGGGACGCCAAGCCGAGAACGAGCAAGGCCCCACGAGCCCGTCCGAGACGAATCCGTACCGCAGCCCTCCGGCCGAGCGTGGCGATTCCCACGATGAAGCTGGCAATGAAAAATCCCACGGTGCGGCCGTTGGCAGTGAGCAAAACCCCGCGTTCAACGCCATGTCGTCTCGTGGCTTCCCCACCCATGCTTTTGACGGCAGCGATCGCAGCCAGACCAGCAGCGCTGGCCCTAGAGGTTACGCTTCTGGTTGGCCCGTCCCTCTGTCCACCGGCACACCCGACCGTGAGCGCGCCGGCTTTGGTGGTGTCTTTGGCAACTCTCTGTTCAGTCCCATGGGCACCGAGCTGCAGTCGCCTGGCTTGTCGAGCAttggcgccggcgtcttcggtCCAGCCAGTGCTGGTGGCCTCGGCGGAGCCGGCACTATTGGGCGCAGTAAGCTGGgctccctcttccctcccgCCATGCAGGCTCAGATGCAGGGGAATGAGCAGGAGAGCATGAGCGATTCCCTACCCGACCTTCGCCAAGGCAACCCTCTCGGCGCCATAGGACGAGGCAACTTCGCCACGGTTCCGCGAGACACGGGTAGCCCGCTGCGCAGTGGCAGAGGCGGAGTGTTCGAGGAGATGTTCCCCTCTGATCCAGCCCGCTCGCACAGCGTCTTTGGCGGATCCGACCCCTCTCACCCCGGCCCCGCTGGTGTCGGCCACCCCCAGGCCTTTACCCCTGTAGCCTCGACCGGCACCGAGTTTGGCTCGACTCCCGTTCGTCAAATGGTCATGCCGGATCGCATGCGCTGGGTTTACCTTGATCCCCAGGGTCACGTCCAGGGCCCCTTTAGCGGTCTGGAGATGAACGACTGGTACAAGGCCAACTTCTTCACACCCGACCTCCGCGTCAAAAAGGTCGAGGACTCGGACTTCGAGCCCCTGGGTCAACTCATCCGGAGAATCGGCAACTCGCGCGAGCCCTTCCTTGTCCCTCAGATCGGCATCGCTCACGGCCCTCCGTCTCAGGCCGGGCCCTTCTCCCCGAGCGGCAATACTGGCGTCATCCCCCCCCTGAGCGGAgtgttccccagcttcggCAGAACCTTGACCGCTGAGGAGCAGAACAACTTGGAGCGCAGGAAGCAGGAGGAACAGCAGGCGATGGCCCAACAGCGGGATTTTATGATGAGGCAGCAAGCCATCACTAGACTGCAAAGTCAAGGCCCAGGTGGTGTCCCAGGTTCCCTGCACCACCAGCACAGCGCTCACAGCCTGCAGAGCCAACCTAGCTTCGGCAGCATCTCGTCGCCCATTGGTGCTCAccctcagcagcagcccccCATCGGAGGTAGCGTTGGCCTCACGTCGGGCTTCTTCGACTCGGCCGCCCAGCAggcctcatcgtcgacccAGCCGCCTGTCGGTTCCGGACTCGAGCATTTTCGTGAAGAGGACCTCGCCACGCTGAACCCGAGCGAGCGCCAGATGCTTGCCAGCGTCCAGGCCCCGACCAGCATCGCTGCcatcctcggccagcagccTGTCGGTGCACCCGCCAACGACAACAGCAACCTTCGCAACAATCTCCCGGGCACCGAGCAGCtggacaaggacgaggagggctTTCGTGAACGCCTCAAGGAGTTTGAGGATATTCGTGCCGAGCGCGACTCGGAGCAGGCCCAGGGTTCGGGTGCCAGGGCAGTAGCTCAAGAGGACGTCAACCAAGAGTCGTCGGATGCCGGCCCGGCCGCAGTCGCCAAGGAGCACCACAAGTCATCGGCTCCCGGCATCAAAGAAATCATGGAGGAAGAGCAGCAGCTGTCCCTGACTCAAAGGGTCCAGCAGGCACAGGCtgctgccgaagccgccaAGAACGCTGCCGCCGGGTTTCCCATGCCATTCCCTCCCCCGCTTCCCACGGCCGGCACCCCTCTCCCAGCACCCACCGCGCAGCGTGTTCGCTCCAACCTGCCAGAGCAGTACAACCGATCGCAAACGGGAACCCCCGACACGGGATCGGCCACGGAGCCTCCCCCTCTGGCCCCGTGGGCCAAGGAGGCAGCTAGCCGCAAGGGCCCCAGCCTCAAGGAGATTCAGGAAGCAGAAGCCCGtaaggcggccaaggcggaggagctcgccgccgagcgccgTCGTGTAGTTCTGGAGCAGGAAGCCGCGGCGCTCCGAGAACGCGAGAAGACGATTGTCTCGGCGACCGGCCTTCCCACGACGAGCACCTGGGGCAACGGTTCGCCCGTCGCAGCCGCCAGCCCCTGGACCAAGCCGGCCGCTGCCAAGCCCACGCCCGGCGCCAGCACTCCCGGAAAGCAGAAGACTCTCGCCGACATCCAGCGTGAGGAAGAGAACaggaaggccaaggccgcgaAGGAGGTTGCGATTCAGACGGGACTGGCcaccgcggccgccggcaagCGTTATGCCGACCTCGCCAACAAGCCCAACAACGCGCCCGGCCTCGCGCAAGCCACTGCgaccgccccccctcccggcaGTGGCTGGGCCATGGTCGGagccggcggcaaggtcaaggtgCCCACGGGACCTGCCGCCCAGACGCGATCTGTCAGCACGACCGGTACCAAGGCTACTCCTGTCGTGACGAAGGCGGCTGTCAAGCCCGCCCCCGCCGTGGCacccgcggcggccgcgaaGAGCGATGTCGCCATGGACGAGTTCAACAAGTGGCTCCACCGCGAGCTGTCTCGTGGACTCACTGGTGTCGACA TCGACACGTTCGCTGCGACGCTCCAGATCCTCCCGCTCGACAACACCATCATTGCCGACGCCGTGTACGCCAACTCCAAGACGATGCACGGCCTTCACTTTGCCGAGGAGTTCATCCGACGCAAGAAGttggccgagaagggcgtCATCGAGAAGCAAGGTGCTATCAGCGACAGCAAGTCTGGCAGCTGGAACGAGGTGGCCAAGAAGGGCGGCCACAAGGAGCAGCCTCCGGCGGGAGACGCGGGTATCCAAGGCGCCGGCTTCAAGGTCGTGCCCACCCGCAAGAAGGcgggcaagaagggcaacTAG
- a CDS encoding EC38 protein, producing MQISLKTLYIAAATLMAASSVSADSCSRWNGDKCPDNRPVSCGDGCCCETLNVCPVWQEERDVHADTLGRNF from the exons atGCAAATCAGTCTCAAGACCCTCtacatcgccgccgccacgctGATGGCCGCCAGCAGCGTCTCCGCAGACAGCTGCTCTCGTTGGAACGGCGATAAATGCCCTGACAACCGGCCCGTGAGCTGCGGCGACGGATGCTGCTGCGAGACACTCAACGTCT GTCCGGTTTGGCAGGAGGAGCGTGACGTTCATGCGGATACCCTTGGGCGCAATTTTTGA
- a CDS encoding Integral membrane protein — MGSIGATATGLMAGLHGYILVLEMFLWTSPRGRKAFKLTADFAEKTKTMAANQGLYNGFLAAGLVWGLAHPVPEFARQIRLFFLGCIVAAGAYGGATANPRIFFIQAAPALASIAAVLSGY; from the coding sequence ATGGGCTCCATCGGCGCCACCGCAACGGGCCTCATGGCCGGCCTGCACGGCTACATCCTCGTGCTCGAGATGTTCCTCTGGACCTCGCCGCGCGGCCGCAAGGCCTTCAAGCTGACGGCCGACTTCGCCGAGAAGACCAAGACGATGGCCGCGAACCAGGGCCTGTACAAcggcttcctcgccgccggcctcgtctggGGCCTCGCCCACCCGGTCCCCGAGTTCGCCCGACAGAtccgcctcttcttcctcggctgcatcgtcgccgccggcgcctaCGGCGGCGCCACGGCGAACCCGcgcatcttcttcatccaggccgccccggccctggcgtccatcgccgccgtgctgTCGGGCTACTGA